In Nocardioides dokdonensis FR1436, the following are encoded in one genomic region:
- a CDS encoding HNH endonuclease signature motif containing protein, whose protein sequence is MIETDSHGQPLEVDDLDAEWLLDFAHEAEAEVRRAERRRLRVVLRWCDLHPAVDDAHRLSWGEQERVWDCDAWIGGEGVPAVAEFSAQPLAAVMRMSPAATTSLMAEALELRHRLPKIHARVEALDVALWRARRVAKATQGLSPEAAAHVDAALAPVVDSVGPTRIDRAVAEAVALFDPETLEAAEEHARTREWGISLRHHRAGEGGQWAGTSWLGITGDTPTLQRLHDLIVDTTEPATGPDAELDPGLGERQVHALAAVLDGLGAPRPRVRLNIDVTTSDLDATGTGTETGVGQVLGLGPATLTKIREWLAGASVTVLPVLDMARTDSVDAHDPPRWMRDLVTRRDTHCVFPFCDVPASRCDLDHIEPYIDPDDGGPPGQTHPANLAPLCRHDHRAKTIDAWSYQRTDHGDYLWRDQHGNRYAVTPYGTLELDPGSPATPPR, encoded by the coding sequence ATGATCGAGACCGACAGCCACGGGCAGCCTCTCGAGGTCGACGACCTCGATGCTGAGTGGCTGCTCGACTTCGCCCACGAGGCAGAGGCTGAGGTCCGCAGGGCGGAGCGGCGTCGACTGCGGGTGGTGCTGCGCTGGTGCGACCTGCATCCCGCGGTCGACGACGCGCACCGGCTCTCGTGGGGTGAGCAGGAGCGGGTCTGGGACTGCGACGCCTGGATCGGTGGCGAGGGGGTGCCGGCGGTGGCGGAGTTCTCCGCGCAGCCGTTGGCTGCGGTGATGCGGATGTCGCCGGCAGCGACCACGTCCCTGATGGCCGAGGCGCTCGAGCTGCGGCACCGGCTGCCGAAGATCCACGCCCGGGTCGAGGCGTTGGACGTGGCGTTGTGGCGGGCACGCCGGGTCGCGAAGGCCACCCAGGGACTTTCACCCGAGGCCGCCGCGCACGTCGATGCGGCGCTGGCGCCGGTCGTGGACTCCGTCGGGCCGACCCGGATCGACCGGGCGGTCGCGGAGGCCGTGGCGCTGTTCGACCCCGAGACCCTCGAGGCCGCGGAGGAGCACGCGAGGACTCGTGAGTGGGGCATCAGCCTGCGGCACCACCGTGCCGGTGAGGGCGGCCAGTGGGCCGGGACGTCGTGGCTGGGGATCACCGGCGACACCCCCACGCTGCAGCGGCTGCACGACCTGATCGTCGACACCACCGAGCCCGCCACCGGCCCCGACGCCGAGCTCGACCCGGGCCTCGGCGAACGACAGGTGCACGCGCTGGCAGCGGTCCTCGACGGGCTCGGTGCACCCCGCCCCCGGGTGAGGCTCAACATCGACGTCACCACCAGCGACCTCGACGCCACCGGCACCGGCACCGAGACCGGTGTCGGGCAGGTGCTCGGACTCGGGCCCGCCACCCTGACCAAGATCCGCGAGTGGCTCGCAGGGGCGTCGGTGACGGTGCTGCCGGTCCTCGACATGGCCCGCACCGACTCCGTCGACGCCCACGACCCGCCCCGGTGGATGCGCGACCTGGTCACCCGCCGCGACACCCACTGCGTCTTCCCGTTCTGCGACGTCCCCGCCAGCCGCTGCGACCTCGACCACATCGAGCCCTACATCGACCCCGACGACGGCGGCCCACCCGGCCAGACCCACCCAGCCAACCTGGCACCACTGTGCAGACACGATCACCGCGCCAAGACCATCGACGCGTGGAGCTACCAGCGCACCGACCACGGCGACTACCTGTGGCGCGACCAGCACGGGAACAGGTACGCCGTCACGCCGTACGGCACCCTCGAGCTCGA
- a CDS encoding cation diffusion facilitator family transporter, giving the protein MSAPGTYPLGVATSEQDRRRYARRAQLLAGASVAYNVVEAVIAIAAGLVAGSIALVGFGLDSVVEVSSGLIILWQFRHALPESRERTALRLMALSFFALAGYVAFESIRSLASGLRPEASTVGMVLAAASLAIMPFLSWAQRRTGRALGSNAVVADSTQTLLCTYMSAVLLGGLVLNATLGWWWADPVAGLVIAAVALKEGRQAWRGEGCCAPMPVGAPDQADGCGCGQGCACC; this is encoded by the coding sequence ATGAGCGCGCCCGGCACGTACCCGCTCGGTGTGGCCACCAGCGAGCAGGACCGTCGGCGGTACGCCCGACGGGCCCAGCTGCTGGCAGGTGCGTCGGTGGCCTACAACGTGGTCGAGGCCGTCATCGCGATCGCGGCAGGGCTGGTGGCCGGGTCGATCGCCCTGGTCGGCTTCGGCCTCGACTCCGTCGTCGAGGTCTCCTCCGGCCTGATCATCCTGTGGCAGTTCCGCCATGCCCTGCCGGAGTCACGTGAGCGCACCGCGCTGAGACTGATGGCGCTCTCGTTCTTCGCCCTCGCCGGCTACGTCGCGTTCGAGTCGATCCGCTCGCTCGCGAGCGGGCTCCGTCCGGAGGCCTCGACGGTCGGCATGGTGCTGGCGGCAGCGTCGCTGGCGATCATGCCGTTCCTGTCCTGGGCGCAGCGCCGCACCGGTCGTGCGCTCGGCTCCAACGCCGTGGTCGCCGACTCGACGCAGACCCTCCTGTGCACCTACATGTCCGCGGTCCTGCTGGGCGGCCTGGTGCTCAACGCGACGCTCGGCTGGTGGTGGGCCGACCCGGTGGCCGGCCTGGTCATCGCCGCTGTCGCGCTCAAGGAGGGCCGGCAGGCCTGGCGCGGCGAGGGGTGCTGCGCTCCGATGCCGGTCGGCGCGCCCGACCAGGCCGACGGGTGCGGCTGCGGGCAGGGCTGCGCCTGCTGCTGA
- a CDS encoding VOC family protein produces the protein MNDYPRLMHAAIDTTDARGLAEFYRQLLGLTYRPGDEPPTEGTDDAADWLVLVDAEGRRVLAVQEVERLTASTWPAHDVPMQMHLDFAVTDREALERHRRRAEELGARLLLDRTREQTEPLYVLADPAGHPFCLLVG, from the coding sequence ATGAACGACTACCCACGGTTGATGCACGCCGCGATCGACACCACGGACGCCCGCGGCCTCGCGGAGTTCTACCGACAGCTGCTCGGCCTGACATACCGGCCGGGCGACGAGCCACCCACCGAGGGCACCGACGACGCCGCGGACTGGCTGGTGCTGGTCGACGCCGAGGGCCGTCGGGTCCTCGCGGTCCAAGAGGTCGAGCGTCTCACTGCGTCGACCTGGCCTGCGCATGACGTACCGATGCAGATGCACCTCGACTTCGCCGTGACCGACCGCGAGGCGCTCGAGCGGCACCGTAGGCGCGCGGAGGAGCTCGGCGCCCGGCTGCTGCTGGACCGCACCAGGGAGCAAACCGAGCCGCTGTACGTGCTCGCCGACCCCGCTGGGCACCCGTTCTGCCTACTTGTGGGGTGA